DNA from Conexivisphaera calida:
GCCCCCTGGTGGGGCTACGAGAACATGGTCCACGCGCACGACGTGAAGAGGAACGTCGGGTTCGAGGTGAAGGGGACCGCTCAGGGGACGCCCTTCCGCTACGGGTTCTCCGTGAACGGCGCCGGGGGAAGCCCGGTTATACTGGAGGAGGAGCTGGACGTGGGCGAGGCGGGCGGCGGCGTGCGCCTGCGCAGGAGGGGCGATGAACTCGAGATACTGTCGGGAACGGCGTCCGTCGCCAGGTGGCACTTGACGGACCCCAGGTACTCCATATTCAGCGCGACGTCCGGGGTGGCCGAGGCGTCAGGGCCGGACGGTAAGTTCCTGATACTCTTCCCGAGGCAGCCGCTGGTCGCGGAGGGGTCGAGCGTGAACGTGTCCGCCGGGGAGGAAGTCCTCGCGGCCTTCAGGGACGTCTACCTGGGCCTCCTGAACGACATCTACGTTCTGAGGTTCGACCCCGTGCTCGCTAGGAACCCCTCCCTGCCTGGGGCGCAGTTCAGCATATACGGCGAGGGGCTGGCGTCCGTCCTCTACTCGGAGTACGCCGGGGCCGGAGCACCTGCCATCCCGAGGGGCTACCTGAGCGACTTCCTCGAGAGGTACGGGCTTAGGCTGCAGCCCTTCCCGACGGAGTCCCAGACGATCTCCCTGAGGATCGTGGACGCGGACGCGCAGCTCAAGATGGATCCACCGGGGATCCCGGACGGCTACCTGAAGGCCATCGCGCTTTTCTACATACTCGACAGGCGGCCGGCGCTCCTCCTGGTGGACGAGCTGGAGAACTCCCTGCACCTGGGGCTCCTCGAGCTCATGGTCAGCGCCTTCAGGTCCTCCGGGACGAAGGTGGTGGCGACCACGCACTCGCCCATGGTCGTAGACCTTGCGGATCCGGGGGAGCTCGTGCTCACGGCCAAGAGGGGGATCGCGACGATCGCCGCGAGGGTCGGGGATCCGGAGGAGCTGAGGAGGAGGCTCAGCGACGCGGGGATAACGCTCTCCGAGTCCTGGCTCTACGGGAGGCTCGGGGGCTAAGGGTGGATGCACAAAATCTACATAATAGCGGAGGACACCTACGGCTGCGACTTCCTGCTAAGGGTTGTGGATCGCATGAGGAAGGAGCGCGTCCTGCGCGAGGAGCTGGTGATCTCCAGGTGCCGCCACCTGAGCGTCCTGAGGAACAGGAAGGTGGGGAGGGTGGCCAAGGCCGCGCTCCTAGACGAAGAGGACGACAAGGTGCTGATAGTGGTGGACGCCGACGGGAGGAGGCGCGAGGACGTGGAGAAGGACGTGATGCCGTTCGTGAGCGATGGCGTGAGGAGCGGCGGAGTGGACGAACGGAAAGTGAAGGATGTGATGGATCGCGTGAAACTGGTGATCTTCTCGCAGGAGGCCGAGGAGTGGGTGGTCGCGTCAATGGGGCGCGGATTCACCGATGGGAAGCCGTCGGAGTTCCTCAGGAGGACGGAGGCCCGGGGATATGAGAAGAGTGATCTGCCGAGGTACGCGGAATCCCTGGACCTATGGGCGCTGAGGAAGAAGGTGCCGAGCTTCTCCGATTTCATCGGGGCGCTGGATGATCCACGAGGTGAGTGCGCCTGCTCGCAGGATCCTTCGTCACCCCCCCAAATTTACGGGGCGATGTGGTTCGACGCGCCAAAGCGGCGACGACCCCACGACCCCCTTACGCTTCCTTGACATCAGAGGTCAAATTTATAGCCCCTGGGCGCCGCTCGCGGCACGCCCAAATCCGCCACGCACGGCGTGAGGCTCGACGAGAAGCGGGAGGAGGGGAGGAGCGCGAACGCGATCAAGGATGCGATGGGATGGATGGATGTCAAGAAGGCGGCCGGGAAGCGCGATGTACCAATGTACACCGTGTACAGGTGATTGAGGACCGCGGAGGGAGTGGGGGAGGATGCCCAGGTCTCGTAAACGCGGGAGTGCCCATTAACTAGGCGCCGGAGGGTGCGACGGTGGGGGAGA
Protein-coding regions in this window:
- a CDS encoding AAA family ATPase — its product is MPLSYDRVRIRNFKSLEDVELELGKFNVIVGPNGSGKTNIIEAFIFARLVARPPSSPPYPFAPWWGYENMVHAHDVKRNVGFEVKGTAQGTPFRYGFSVNGAGGSPVILEEELDVGEAGGGVRLRRRGDELEILSGTASVARWHLTDPRYSIFSATSGVAEASGPDGKFLILFPRQPLVAEGSSVNVSAGEEVLAAFRDVYLGLLNDIYVLRFDPVLARNPSLPGAQFSIYGEGLASVLYSEYAGAGAPAIPRGYLSDFLERYGLRLQPFPTESQTISLRIVDADAQLKMDPPGIPDGYLKAIALFYILDRRPALLLVDELENSLHLGLLELMVSAFRSSGTKVVATTHSPMVVDLADPGELVLTAKRGIATIAARVGDPEELRRRLSDAGITLSESWLYGRLGG